The Tripterygium wilfordii isolate XIE 37 chromosome 4, ASM1340144v1, whole genome shotgun sequence genome has a window encoding:
- the LOC119996295 gene encoding gibberellin 3-beta-dioxygenase 1-like codes for MSPTPTIPSEPIPSELNTFSSVPESHVWSKTEDFASNDQKSIPIVDLTDPNASDILGQACESWGIFQLTGHGIPEELVEQVVFQAQRFFALPTDQKMKAARLPGDIAGYGVSPLSKFYDKGFWNEGITMMGSPLDHVKKVWPDDYQQFCDAMEEYRAKMTELATTLANLAFSSFNVAEEKLQWLNTPGYAGVHLNHYPPCPNPDRTIGLAAHTDNTLLTIVHQSGADGLQVFEKSVGWVLVKPVKGAFIINVGDVLEVLSNGRYPSALHRVMVNQALPRISVAYYIGVGPDLELSPPDEVLEYTGGIKRYRSMPAGEYMGLKLKNLDQNPVSLLGI; via the coding sequence ATGAGCCCTACTCCTACTATTCCCTCCGAACCCATCCCATCAGAGCTCAACACATTCTCCTCCGTCCCTGAGTCTCATGTTTGGTCTAAAACCGAGGATTTCGCATCCAACGATCAAAAATCAATTCCCATTGTCGATCTCACAGACCCTAATGCTTCAGACATTCTAGGCCAGGCATGTGAGAGTTGGGGCATTTTCCAACTCACAGGCCATGGGATTCCTGAAGAACTAGTGGAGCAAGTTGTGTTCCAGGCACAACGATTTTTCGCTCTACCCACTGACCAGAAAATGAAAGCTGCAAGACTTCCTGGTGATATTGCTGGATATGGTGTTAGTCCCTTATCGAAATTCTATGATAAGGGCTTCTGGAATGAAGGAATTACCATGATGGGTTCACCTCTTGATCACGTTAAGAAAGTCTGGCCTGACGATTACCAGCAGTTCTGTGATGCTATGGAGGAGTATCGAGCCAAAATGACTGAGCTAGCAACCACCCTCGCCAATCTGGCTTTCAGTTCATTCAACGTAGCTGAAGAAAAGCTCCAGTGGCTGAACACGCCAGGCTATGCAGGTGTGCATCTGAACCATTACCCTCCTTGTCCCAACCCGGACCGAACCATAGGTCTGGCGGCTCACACCGACAACACACTCCTAACCATAGTGCATCAGAGCGGCGCAGATGGCCTCCAAGTTTTTGAAAAAAGCGTTGGTTGGGTGTTAGTGAAGCCTGTCAAAGGAGCATTCATAATCAATGTTGGTGATGTTCTGGAAGTCCTATCGAACGGACGGTACCCGAGTGCTCTTCATCGTGTGATGGTGAACCAGGCATTGCCCCGCATCTCGGTGGCCTATTATATTGGCGTTGGACCTGATCTTGAGCTCTCACCTCCTGATGAGGTATTGGAATATACTGGTGGGATAAAACGGTACCGTTCTATGCCTGCAGGAGAGTACATGGGATTGAAGTTGAAGAATCTTGACCAGAACCCAGTTTCTTTGCTGGGAATTTGA